Proteins encoded together in one Fibrobacter sp. UWR2 window:
- a CDS encoding Crp/Fnr family transcriptional regulator → MVDATILGLLKGVELFSELSEEQIGMLADLVVSQKFNRDETVVLEGDDSVQALYLIASGSVQVYMTGVDGRETILSFLERGDFFGEMSLIDGEPRSASVRTVTDAQMLIIHRESFLKLIRQSPEIAMGLLSELSKRLRKANRQIGSLSTMSVSGRVAGTLLNLMEERGVRIHTDNGSMVTVIHNRPTQQQLADMSGTTRETVSRICSLLVKTNAIAMTGKDIVIFDESALQEKATKG, encoded by the coding sequence ATGGTGGACGCAACTATTCTCGGACTGCTGAAGGGCGTTGAGCTCTTTTCGGAACTGAGCGAAGAACAGATTGGGATGCTCGCCGACCTGGTGGTTTCCCAAAAATTCAACCGCGACGAGACGGTTGTGCTCGAGGGCGACGACTCGGTGCAGGCTCTGTACCTGATTGCGTCGGGCTCGGTGCAGGTCTACATGACCGGCGTCGATGGGCGCGAGACCATCCTCAGTTTCCTGGAACGTGGTGACTTCTTCGGCGAAATGTCGCTCATCGACGGCGAACCGAGGTCCGCCTCGGTGCGCACCGTGACCGACGCGCAGATGCTCATCATCCACCGTGAATCATTCCTCAAGCTCATCCGCCAGTCCCCGGAGATTGCGATGGGCCTGTTGAGCGAACTCAGCAAGCGCCTGCGCAAGGCGAACCGCCAGATTGGCTCGCTCTCCACGATGTCCGTGAGCGGGCGCGTGGCCGGCACCCTCCTCAACCTCATGGAAGAACGCGGCGTGCGCATCCACACCGACAACGGCAGCATGGTGACGGTCATCCACAACCGCCCCACTCAGCAGCAGCTGGCCGACATGTCGGGCACCACGCGCGAAACCGTGAGTCGCATCTGCTCCCTGCTGGTGAAGACGAACGCGATTGCCATGACCGGCAAGGACATCGTCATCTTCGACGAGAGCGCGCTGCAAGAGAAGGCTACCAAGGGCTAG
- a CDS encoding adenylosuccinate synthase, producing the protein MANRVVIGSQWGDEGKAKVVDFLTLDADIIVRFQGGANAGHTVEVGDQKFVFHLIPSGIMHKDKICVIGNGVVLDPIQTLAEIADLHTKGINPEGRLFIANNAHVVLPYHSTLDKAKEKKAGKAAIGTTGRGIGPCYSDKVNRIGVRVGDLMDERELRPRVEAMAKVHNEEFTVMYDVPAIDPEVVIKEYLELGQKIKPFVRDVSEFLYKSVKAGKRLVFEGAQGTILDVDQGTYPFVTSSNTVSGYASCGSGVGPTVLDEVWGVVKAYTTRVGNGPFPTELLDETGDTLRKIGNEYGATTGRNRRCGWFDAPVVRKATVVNGLTHLAITKLDVLDTFDTVKICTHYECDGEKLDLIPNQLSKVGRCVPVYEEMPGWKCDTTKCRTYDELPENAKKYLQRMAELVDVKIGMISIGAKRDQSIVIDSGLAKGLGL; encoded by the coding sequence ATGGCAAATCGTGTTGTAATCGGTTCCCAGTGGGGTGACGAGGGTAAGGCCAAGGTGGTGGATTTCTTGACTCTGGACGCAGATATCATCGTGCGTTTCCAGGGCGGCGCCAATGCGGGCCATACCGTGGAGGTGGGCGACCAGAAGTTCGTGTTCCACCTGATCCCGTCGGGCATCATGCACAAGGACAAGATTTGTGTCATCGGTAACGGTGTCGTTCTCGACCCGATTCAGACCCTCGCGGAAATTGCGGACCTCCACACGAAGGGCATCAACCCCGAAGGCCGCCTCTTTATCGCGAACAACGCCCACGTGGTGCTCCCGTACCACTCCACGCTCGACAAGGCGAAAGAAAAGAAGGCCGGCAAGGCCGCCATCGGCACCACCGGCCGCGGCATCGGCCCCTGCTACAGCGACAAGGTCAACCGCATCGGCGTGCGCGTGGGCGACCTCATGGACGAGCGCGAACTGCGCCCCCGCGTCGAGGCGATGGCCAAGGTCCACAACGAAGAATTTACCGTGATGTACGACGTCCCGGCGATCGACCCCGAAGTGGTCATCAAGGAATACCTCGAGCTCGGCCAGAAGATCAAGCCGTTCGTGCGCGACGTGAGCGAGTTCCTGTACAAGTCCGTGAAGGCCGGCAAGCGCCTGGTGTTCGAGGGCGCGCAGGGCACCATCCTCGACGTGGACCAGGGCACCTACCCGTTCGTGACCTCGAGCAACACTGTCTCGGGCTACGCGAGCTGCGGTTCGGGCGTCGGTCCCACCGTGCTGGACGAGGTCTGGGGCGTGGTCAAGGCCTATACGACCCGCGTGGGCAACGGCCCCTTCCCCACGGAACTCCTGGACGAGACGGGCGACACGCTCCGCAAGATTGGTAACGAATACGGCGCCACGACGGGCCGCAACCGCCGCTGCGGCTGGTTCGACGCTCCGGTCGTCCGCAAGGCGACCGTGGTGAACGGCCTCACTCACCTCGCCATCACCAAGCTCGACGTGCTCGACACATTCGACACGGTGAAGATTTGCACCCACTACGAGTGCGACGGCGAGAAGCTCGACCTTATCCCGAACCAGCTTTCGAAGGTCGGACGTTGCGTGCCGGTCTACGAGGAAATGCCGGGCTGGAAGTGCGATACCACCAAGTGCCGCACCTACGACGAGCTTCCGGAGAATGCAAAGAAGTATTTACAGCGCATGGCTGAACTTGTTGATGTGAAAATTGGTATGATTTCTATTGGCGCTAAGCGCGATCAGAGTATTGTCATCGATTCCGGCCTCGCCAAGGGGTTGGGTCTTTAA